In Xanthomonas theicola, a single genomic region encodes these proteins:
- a CDS encoding ribonuclease domain-containing protein, which produces MRKPVLLIAAIVLLAAGLWGIRALQQPPHPQFAPTLSDFAAPAPARRPAPPAADAGALPPFLPPEAHAAIALIQRGGPFPHRQDGSVFGNRENRLPSRPRGYYREYTVDTPGLEHRGTRRIVTGGDPPDVWYYSDDHYASFRSFSIASGRPSP; this is translated from the coding sequence ATGCGCAAGCCCGTGTTACTGATCGCCGCGATCGTGCTGCTCGCCGCCGGCCTGTGGGGCATCCGCGCGTTGCAGCAACCGCCGCATCCGCAGTTCGCGCCCACGCTCAGCGACTTTGCCGCGCCTGCGCCGGCGCGACGGCCTGCGCCGCCGGCCGCCGACGCCGGCGCGCTGCCGCCGTTCCTGCCGCCCGAGGCGCACGCCGCCATCGCCTTGATTCAGCGCGGCGGTCCGTTCCCGCATCGCCAGGACGGCAGCGTGTTCGGCAACCGCGAGAACCGGCTGCCGTCACGCCCGCGCGGCTACTATCGCGAGTACACCGTCGACACGCCGGGGCTGGAGCACCGCGGGACGCGGCGCATCGTCACCGGCGGCGACCCGCCGGACGTCTGGTACTACAGCGACGACCACTACGCCAGTTTCCGCAGTTTCAGCATCGCCTCCGGGAGGCCGTCGCCATGA
- a CDS encoding barstar family protein: MNTFNFSLNMAEPAASGVYRVANGDLDSIAALGRDAGLRLCRIDLQGCNSKPMLLMRLAAQLDFPIGFGRNWDALMDGLRDLSWLPAKGGYALLLEDAAELQSVAKKDFEVLLEILDDVAKEWAQDGIAFVAFVGLLGGGDHQSEDGDDLAEDDDEAAAR; this comes from the coding sequence ATGAATACCTTCAACTTTTCGCTGAATATGGCCGAGCCGGCCGCCTCCGGCGTCTACCGCGTCGCCAACGGCGACCTCGACAGCATCGCCGCGCTCGGCCGCGACGCCGGGCTGCGGCTGTGCCGGATCGACCTGCAAGGCTGCAACAGCAAGCCGATGCTGCTGATGCGCCTGGCCGCGCAGTTGGACTTCCCGATCGGCTTCGGCCGCAACTGGGATGCGTTGATGGATGGCCTGCGCGACCTGTCCTGGCTGCCGGCCAAGGGCGGCTACGCGCTGCTGCTGGAAGACGCCGCCGAGCTGCAGTCGGTGGCGAAGAAGGATTTCGAGGTGTTGCTGGAAATCCTCGACGACGTGGCCAAGGAATGGGCCCAGGACGGCATCGCCTTCGTCGCTTTCGTCGGCCTGCTCGGCGGCGGCGACCACCAGAGCGAAGACGGCGACGACTTGGCCGAGGACGACGACGAAGCCGCCGCGCGCTGA